Genomic window (Amaranthus tricolor cultivar Red isolate AtriRed21 chromosome 7, ASM2621246v1, whole genome shotgun sequence):
atctagggAGTGAAATACAAGAAACCCAGTGAAGGATTTTCGAAGAAATGGGAGGTAAGAATTTGCAGAGAAGAAGGAAGAAAGCTAGGAATTCTAGAGAGAAAAGGGGAATGCGAAAACCGAGAGATATACAAAACaggaaatttgattttttttcaaggaaaattaacaaactaTCTAATGCatagatttatttttaaaaaattatcaaatttaatttttttttttaaaaaagaaactaGCTAATGATATATTTCTTTGCAAATGGCTATCACTCAACGAAAAAAAGTTAGTTGATCGTTCAATTTTTAGGTTTGatcgaaaaaataaattaaaaagaaataacaCATGTCAATTTTTTTCTggttaaattgatttttagttacaaaaaaagataaacaaatactcatttttcatttttttactttttctatattttttcacCTAATGACGGACGTCGCGATTACccttatgggataactctttcgaaaatccgaTCGAAGTAAGTActtattttcgaaagagttactgCATAAGGATAATTGTGACGTCCGTtctttgaaaaaatatcattataatgggtaaaaatgacgttaaaaatCTGTTTCGGTTgatgatgtgcaaattttatttaaccgcaatAAGTGTAGTTGTGGACTTGTGGGTTGAACACAAGGAACGTAggacaagaaacttgctaatttctactaattatattgctcaaagaggaaaatgtttaatttgttgtgtagctaacaaactaaaaatgcaataaaaaaTGAGTTTAAACTATATGATGAAGAGATTTAGGGTGTCGGGAATCTCCTAAAGtcttgtatgatcaaactcTCATTAGTGTCTATATAATATCGAATTACTTACGTGGttaaatatgatcttgttaatctcaaactctagccctgttgattaactattagatttagaccctacCAAAATTCTCACATgctagttttattgaacaaattaaaaagaatttaactaaaatttaccctaaagcaaagttgatcctaatctcacacgcGAATTCTATTGACTAATCcaacaaagcatatttaatttagggttattaacacaatttaaccactttaatcctaatttcatagacactttcaatcattaaatcatacttaacttataggttcaaaccctaacccttAAAAATGGATGTACTCACTATTCATGGTGAAAGCATTAAACACAAACCCTAAGATGATACTAGACATGAATaagaatgataataataaaaactacaaGAGGAGCAATGATTAAATGCAACAAAACACAACAATTGAAACCAAGAGCaatgaatgaagaacaaaactaatttttattaaaggatgattaataacaataattaaagttCACTAAGGAGGATTTAATACTAGTACAAGAAATtaaaagcaaaagaaattaaaagactaaaagaaacttacaatcCTTGAAGTAAGATTAATGGAAAGCTTAAAAGATGAACAAACTAATTAAATCTAATGGAGAAAAGAGTAAGAAAGTCTAAGGAAATGATAAACAAGAAAAGAGAAACCCTAATCAGCAACTAAGGGCTTATTTCTATCACTAAGGAAAATTAACCTAAAGCTTAATGAAAAACCGCCGCTAAAAGTCACATGCTGCTGATTTGAATTGCCACCGAGTCGGCTTCCACGAACTTGAGACAACCGCCGAGTCGGCTTTAACATCTGGAAAATTTGCATTTTGGTCAGTACTCACCGCCGAGTCGGCGGTCATCCTATCTTCTCCAAAGCCGGCTTTTACTTCTGGAAAATTACATTCAAGTCAGAACTTATCGCAGATTCGGCGGGCACTTCTTCTTCACTGCAACAGAGTCGACTTTTGCCACTGGAACTCAATTTCTTTCCTTTGATATACGCCGAGTCTTTGAGGCTTTTGAGCACTCCTCAGCCGACTCGGCTCTTAGCTCTAGAGGCGAAATTGCGTACAAAACTTAACAAATGGATCTTTACTTCACGAAGATCGATGAATTCAAGGGCTCAATTCTTTCTTTAAGTCCTGTAAACTTGATTAGCCACAAAATCCACAAAAACAACTCAAATTTGTCATGATTACCTCATTTTCCCACAAATTGGCTATGGAACACCAATTGGGGCAAATAAGCTAAAAACGACCCTCAAACACCACTAAACACCTAAAAAAGAGCATATAAATGATAAtcataagtgcaaataattgcacttatcagtTTACGTGTCGGAAAATAGGTGAATAAATACTTGTTTCGACctgattttcgaaagagttatcccACAAAGGTAATCGCGACgttcattttttgaaaaaacttatgatgggtaaaaatgacgtcaaatgtatttttttgaatttatttgttttaatttttaattatttaaaaatacgaggaccaatgagatactgccacatagacaacttaacctctcaaattggtcaaaccctTAACATTTTGCATtaagtggtagtcatttgcaAAGAAATTTATCACATTGGAtagtttttttgcaaaaaaaaaaaaatacataagttAATTGTTTGCAAATAGACCTATACATTaagtagtttcttataatttttccttcaattaataatatattaacaatgCATTAATAAGACAAATTATATGTTAATACGAGAAATGTTATACTAATATCACTAATCGTAttctaatacgactaatactatattaatacgactattattataatactACTACCATACTAATACGACCATTACTATCATTAATAAGACTAATACTAAAATTTACTATCAATATTATAGTATTACTATGTTAATACAACTGATATTATAGTCACTTAAGCTTCTCAGCGACTAATGAGCTCATTTGTATACTCAAATACTTTTTCAACATATATGGGATTACAAAATCCTGTAAGAAATCGGTTCGAGTGTAACACCCCTTTCCTAAAGGGCGGGAGAAAATTTGGGTGTTACATCGACCGTATAAtaggtttagttaaaaataagtTCGCGTTTACAACAAGTTCGATTAAAAATCGGTTAGATTAAATCAATTTTGATGGGGTTGCATTTGGTTTCGGGGACACTTTGTTGGGTCGGATATGACTGATTCGATTTTCCCATTTTTGATATCATTCGATTTAGATACAAAAACGATTCGAATGTCAATTCGATAAACTAAAAAACCAAACATATTTTCAAATcagataattttttatttcgaATTGGATAGTTGGATCGAGTTATTTTTGGACAACTCTACCATGAATAACTATAGCTATCGGACTTACTACCTAAAGTATTATCGTTAAGCAAAAATAGTTGTCATAatgtatttgtttaattaatttgaaatactttaggtcttatttattaaatttataattattttatctaatttattaACCAAATTTCGATagtaatatgaaaaaaataaattgattatcAATTAGAAAGAATATATAGAAATGAGAATGgctaaatttcaaatcaaaataatagtctAGTGTAAAACACTAAATGATCACGAAAAAAAATAGCATATAAAGAAATGTTTTGACAAAcctagtaaaataaataaaaaagaacaatTGAGTTGAAAAGCAAAGCAATATAATGCAAGTCAGAATGAAAGTTGCCAAGTCTACAGACCTTTAAAAAAAGAGATGCAacaataaattgatttttttctcttaaaatacGAGTCTTTACTGAATAGTATAATTTTTGTGTgttgtttgaaaaatatcaATACTAACCGCTAACGTTTTCTgatataacaataaaataacgcaaattcttacttgagaccatCTTAATAAAAGACATGTTTTAAACAGACCGGCtcattattactaaaaaaacaattaacaaaaaaacGCGTGTTGTGTAACCTTAttttaagttggtgttataacctattaaagtaggtattataacctattagagttggtattataacctattaaaattggtttttggatttggtgttataacccattaaaattggtatttaaagttgatattataacctatttggagttggtgtataatatattaaagttggtattataacctattattagagttggtattataacctattaaagttggttataataccaactttaataggttataacactaaCTCCAAATGgtaactttaataggttataataccaacttcaataggtcaATAACACCatcttcaataggttataacaccaactccaaatagggcCAAACGTGGGCGTTAGTTTTTAggttttcctcttttttttaattgttggcCTGGACCTGGGCCTGGGCCTGGAGAACACTTTCTTATAAAGACGACCTCGCAGGAGAGATTCTGATATAATACCATATTAGATGATGCATGTGCGATGCAgaactttattaaattttctgACATATATGTCACTTAAGAAATTAaagattttaagaaataaattttacacacctagttatattttgttttactctgaATATTTGTATACATTACATACATTGTATGatttatatcatattttgcATCGTGCGTGTAgtaattttggaaattttagTTCATGACAAATAAATCACAACAAAAGACTATTCTATGAAGTGGCTATATCAATGTTGTGTTTGGTAATTTGAAGGCTATTCTATGAAAAAAAAACATCGAGACTGTTTATTCTAAAATGACTAAACTGTAGTTGGTAATTAATCctaatttttattaagtattacaactattaataacacacttcaaaatcaaatttaacataaaaatatgtaaaattatttaataaaagtgtaaaaaaataattacaatctTTCATCAaagaaataattgaaaaaaataaaataagattcttatatgattttctaatacattaagtTATATgacctaaaaaatataaaaatcaatcaatataaataatattatagtcataattagaataataaagtccaaaatataaatattagtctAAATAACAATGAGATCATCATTGAATTTTGGAGTGAAAACTTTTGCTGAAATTATTACATGTAAGCAATATTAAACAGTGATGATATgaacagtgttttgttttagtaatagttatataCAGATAGATTTTCCTCTTTCATTTGTTCAGTGCATAACAATCATCAgtaaaattgaattaaatatGGCATagcctttaatatcaaaattttattataataattatcataaaattaaaatacaaaatctATACTAGTAACTAAGTCGAGCAATATGCCCACAGAAAGAATTATAGCTATTTGAGTCTCGTAAAAATATCACGAACTCATCATCTAATATGAGGACTGTAAATCTCACAATCCTGGGCTTCAAGAATTGCAGATTTTGCCTATCCACAACCACGCTCAGTTTCCTATATAGATCGGCTACAACAACTGCGTGAATCAAACCCACCACGCAATGGGACCGAGCCCATCAGAGTCAAGTGATCCCTacagaattaaaaaaaagtgtgaTGGCTCAGTCACGACCTGAGTGATTATATCTTCATTTAAGAGGAGGCAGAAGGGTGGGACTTTTGCCACTCTTCCTTTTTCCTAGAGTAAAACATATAGCCATATACCTACCGTAACTATGAGATCCCTTGAACCAACGTAAAACAAGattttcttacaaaaattttacTTTCACAACGGGATGAAATAGTCTCGGTTTATTAAAGTTGAAAACCTTTATGACGATAGCAATATAATATGACAAGGCCTTATATTTGTAGTCAGGGTATAATATATCAGTCAGATGAGGAGAACTCACAGAAACAACCATTGGTGCAAAGGGCTTTGAACCTTCCTCTTGTTCTAAAGGGATTGGAGGATACTCAACACTGCTAACTCGAAACCGTATCTGCAGCAAATTAACCAGTTATAAATGATGATAAATGGAGTAATGAGAAAATTGAAGGCTTTCTCACCTCACTATCTTCATCAATTGGAAATTCTGCACTATCGAACAACCACATCCATCTCACTTGCGTCCTGCAGTTTGCTATAAGAATCATTATGTAACTGAAAAAGGATTAAATTAACTTCTTGCTTCATTAAACTAGACATCTAAAGAGAGGCATATGTAGACATTTGATCTTACGGATCTTCATGTGGCTCTGAACGGTTTGGTTGTGGCAAAGAATAGAAAGGTATGTATATGTCATCAAAGAACCCAAGCGACACTGCTGATTTCAAagttaaaacattaaaatcaatTCCTCCAGCAGTACAACAAATGGAAATTATGCAAGTAAAACAATAGAAGTTTGCAATTTAATCTGAAGCCCAAAATTTTAAGATCATGGCCAGAAAGAAAATTTTTCAACAAATAccaaattaccaaaaaaaacaTAACCACGTGTAAGCAAGTTTTGTTTATAGAATTACATTGTT
Coding sequences:
- the LOC130817865 gene encoding uncharacterized protein LOC130817865 isoform X2, whose product is MFFLSQLEHRLRLPPDLLNVLLEDAIKGQLESIFLDKVIAKLGLCVSIYDIISIDGGFVLPIEGAPTYTVVFRVVMFRPYVGEIIAAKLKCSNSKGLQLSLGFFDDIYIPFYSLPQPNRSEPHEDPYIMILIANCRTQVRWMWLFDSAEFPIDEDSEIRFRVSSVEYPPIPLEQEEGSKPFAPMVVSGSLDSDGLGPIAWWV
- the LOC130817865 gene encoding uncharacterized protein LOC130817865 isoform X1 gives rise to the protein MFFLSQLEHRLRLPPDLLNVLLEDAIKGQLESIFLDKVIAKLGLCVSIYDIISIDGGFVLPIEGAPTYTVVFRVVMFRPYVGEIIAAKLKCSNSKGLQSVSLGFFDDIYIPFYSLPQPNRSEPHEDPYIMILIANCRTQVRWMWLFDSAEFPIDEDSEIRFRVSSVEYPPIPLEQEEGSKPFAPMVVSGSLDSDGLGPIAWWV